The following is a genomic window from Aquipuribacter sp. SD81.
GAGCCAGGGGAAGCGGGTCGAGAAGCGCAGGTCATCTCGCTAACGTCCCTGCGAAACCAATAGCTGCCGATTCCAAGCGCAGCGACTTCCAGCTCGCCGCCTGAGCGAGTTCTGAAGTCCGTCGGCCCGGGCGTGCTCCCGTCCCGGTGACCGGCGTCGACTAGGGAGCCACTGGGTCCGTCCTCCGTCACCGGGGCCGGACCGACACCTGGGTGACTGAGCCCGTCGACGACTTGCTTGCGTGATCGTCGGGGCCGAGAAACTCAGCAGCAAGCTGCACCCGGAGAAGCCCTGGTCGTTCACTGTCGGACGCGGGTTCAATTCCCGCCACCTCCACCGCGTCACCCGAGGACGCCGCCCTCTCCGGAGGGCGGCGTCCTCGTCGCATCGTCACGGAGCGACGATTGACCACGCCTCCGGCACGACCCGCCACGTGCGCTGAGCCACGGGGTCCGAGAGCTCGCCGTCGGCGTCGACGGAGAAGGCGTCGTCACCGACCGCGGACACCTCGACGGTGTCGTGCGCCTCGACGCCGGTGACGTCCTGGCGGACGTGGTGCCGGCCGTGCCGCAGCGCGGCGGCGTAGGCGAGGCGTGCGGCCCACCCCGTGGAGCGCGAGACGGTCACCTGCGCCCGCCCCGAGAACGGGTCGGCGTTCGGTGCGACCGGAGCGCCGCCACCGATGGTGCGGCCGAGCCCCACCGCCACCATGAGCAGCCGCTGCCCGCCGTCATGCACCTCGCGGCCGTCCACACGGACCCTCAGGTGCCAGCCCCGCGTCCGCAGCCCGGCGACGACCGCCGCCGCCGAGTAGGCGGCCCCGCCGAGCACCGACTTGGTCGAGGCCGCCTCCTCAGCCGTCCGGGCGGCCGCGGCCCCGACGCCGACGTGCGCGGCGTTCACGACCACCTGCTCCTCGTCGTCGAGGAGGACGGCCATGGGTCGGGCGGCCCCGCGTACCGCCAGGCGCGCCGCCGCCGGGACGTCGAGCGGCACGCCGACCCCGCGGGCCAGGTCGTTCCCGGTGCCGAGCGGGAGCAGGGCCACCGCCACCGCTGCGTCCCTCTCCGTGCCGGCACGACGCCGGTCGTGCATCACCTGCACGAGCCGGTGCACGCTCCCGTCGCCTCCGAGCACGACGAGACGCTCGGGCTCACCGTCGAGGACGGCCCGGAGGTGGTCGTCGCCGGCGACCCGCTCGACGTCCACGGCGGCGTGCGCGCGCAGGGCGTCCAACGCGGCCGCGACGTCGTCCGGGGACTCCTGGGCCTTCACCTCGCTGACGACCGCGACGACCCGACCCATCCGACGACCCTACGGCCCGGTCCGTGCAGGCACGAGGTGCTGCAGGCCGAGCGCCGCCGGACGTCGGGCCGAGCGCGGCTCAGGAGACGTCGGCGAGGAGCTCCTCCATGCGCGAGATCTCGACCGACTGCTTGAGCGCCGTGTCCTCCACCATCTCGACGATCCGGTAGTTGCGGGCGCCGGCCGCATCGGCCGCCATGTCGAGCGCGCCCTCGTGGTGGGCGATCATCAGCTCGAGGAAGAGGCGGTCGAACTCGGCGCCCCGGGCGGCGTCGAGCGCCAGCATCTGCTCCGTCGTCGCCATGCCCTGCATGAGCTCGTGCCCGTGGTCGTCCTCGTCCGCGCGGGCCAGGCCGTTCGACTCCAGCCACCCCTGCATCGCGTCGATCTCCGGCCCCTGCCCGTCGTAGATGCGGTCCGCCAGGGTGAGGACGCGCTCGTCCTCGGCGCGGTCGGGAGCCAACGCCGCCATCTCCAGCGCCTGGGCGTGGTGGGGGACCATGGCGCGCACGAACGCGACGTCGGCCTCGTCCCACGCCGCGACGTTGGACATGGACCCCACCTCGCCCGGCTCGATGGTGGTCGTCGGCTCGCCGGGTCGGCCGGGGACGACGACGGGGACGTCGGCGGCCGTGTAGGCGATGGTCGCGGGCGGCGGGGCGGCCTCGGTGCCGCCCCCGCACGCGCTCAGGCCGGCCGCGACGGCGACCGTGGAGGCGAGTAGGACGGGGCGGAGGAGTCGGTGGAGCACGCGGCTGTCCCAAGGGTCTCGACGGGCATCGACAGGGCGAGGGTACGTCAGGCGTGCGGCGCTCCGACAGGTCCGGCCGAACGGCCGGTCAGCCGTC
Proteins encoded in this region:
- a CDS encoding diacylglycerol/lipid kinase family protein, giving the protein MGRVVAVVSEVKAQESPDDVAAALDALRAHAAVDVERVAGDDHLRAVLDGEPERLVVLGGDGSVHRLVQVMHDRRRAGTERDAAVAVALLPLGTGNDLARGVGVPLDVPAAARLAVRGAARPMAVLLDDEEQVVVNAAHVGVGAAAARTAEEAASTKSVLGGAAYSAAAVVAGLRTRGWHLRVRVDGREVHDGGQRLLMVAVGLGRTIGGGAPVAPNADPFSGRAQVTVSRSTGWAARLAYAAALRHGRHHVRQDVTGVEAHDTVEVSAVGDDAFSVDADGELSDPVAQRTWRVVPEAWSIVAP
- a CDS encoding DUF305 domain-containing protein yields the protein MLHRLLRPVLLASTVAVAAGLSACGGGTEAAPPPATIAYTAADVPVVVPGRPGEPTTTIEPGEVGSMSNVAAWDEADVAFVRAMVPHHAQALEMAALAPDRAEDERVLTLADRIYDGQGPEIDAMQGWLESNGLARADEDDHGHELMQGMATTEQMLALDAARGAEFDRLFLELMIAHHEGALDMAADAAGARNYRIVEMVEDTALKQSVEISRMEELLADVS